In Actinoplanes derwentensis, the following proteins share a genomic window:
- a CDS encoding cellulose binding domain-containing protein: MQRRKWAVLALSTTLLTGTAVAAATSANAAAGCSVKYTVSSQWPSGFGAAVDVTNLGDPITSWSLVFTFPAGQTITQLWSGSVTQSGSTVTVRNAAWNGSVATNGTASFGFNGSWTGSNPVPASFALNGVTCTGGTTPTSSPTSSPSTSASPSPSSSPSTPPTSQPPAGTPVKIMPLGDSITGSPGCWRALLWQQLPAADVDFVGTLPGDGCGFAYDSQHEGHGGYLAVNVANQNLLPGWLSASDPDVVLMHFGTNDAWSSLSTATILSAYTTLVGQMRAANPNMKIIVAQIIPLNPSTCTECGQRVINLNAAIPAWAASLSTAASPVTVVDQWTGFNTSTDTYDGVHPNDAGNVKIAARWLPAVQAAIA, from the coding sequence GTGCAAAGACGTAAATGGGCCGTCCTCGCCCTGTCCACCACTCTGCTCACCGGCACCGCCGTCGCGGCCGCCACCAGTGCGAACGCCGCCGCCGGCTGTTCGGTCAAGTACACCGTGTCCAGTCAGTGGCCGAGTGGCTTCGGTGCGGCCGTCGACGTCACCAACCTCGGCGACCCGATCACCTCCTGGTCGCTGGTGTTCACGTTCCCGGCGGGTCAGACCATCACCCAGCTGTGGAGCGGTTCCGTGACCCAGTCCGGGTCCACCGTGACCGTCCGCAACGCCGCCTGGAACGGTTCCGTCGCCACCAACGGCACTGCCTCGTTCGGCTTCAACGGATCGTGGACCGGGTCGAATCCCGTACCGGCGTCGTTCGCCCTGAACGGGGTGACCTGCACCGGTGGGACCACGCCGACATCGTCACCGACCAGCTCGCCGTCCACCTCGGCGTCTCCGTCGCCGTCGAGCTCACCGTCCACTCCGCCGACGTCGCAGCCGCCAGCCGGCACCCCGGTCAAGATCATGCCGCTGGGTGACTCGATCACCGGCTCGCCGGGCTGCTGGCGGGCCTTGCTGTGGCAGCAGCTCCCGGCCGCCGACGTCGACTTCGTGGGGACGCTTCCCGGCGACGGGTGCGGGTTCGCGTACGACAGTCAGCACGAAGGTCACGGCGGGTACCTGGCGGTCAACGTGGCCAACCAGAACCTGCTGCCGGGCTGGCTGAGCGCTAGCGACCCGGACGTGGTGCTGATGCACTTCGGCACCAACGACGCGTGGAGCAGCCTGTCCACGGCGACGATCCTGAGCGCCTACACCACGCTGGTCGGGCAGATGCGCGCCGCCAACCCGAACATGAAGATCATCGTTGCGCAGATCATCCCGCTCAACCCGTCAACATGTACGGAGTGCGGGCAACGTGTGATCAATCTGAACGCCGCGATCCCGGCCTGGGCCGCGTCGCTGTCCACGGCCGCGTCCCCGGTCACGGTGGTCGACCAGTGGACTGGGTTCAACACGTCAACTGATACATACGACGGCGTCCACCCGAACGACGCCGGCAATGTGAAGATCGCCGCCCGCTGGCTCCCCGCCGTGCAGGCCGCCATCGCCTGA